The DNA sequence GCTACATTGAACCCAACATTCCCATCGAGAAATAATTACACAAGTTTGTTAGTTCTAATATTGGACGAATGGAAAGAATGCTGTACACTGACTCAGGCTTTTGTTGTCTGAATTCAGAGCCCATACCAGGTGAGGTCTCCTGACAAACGATTTGTATCTGTTTTAATCAATTAGTTCTTCTGTGACGGATTTCAAGGGATTTAAGGCAAAGCGCTGACGCGAACAGGAAACACATTGCTTCTTCAAAAATAGACCGATTTGGTGTTCTATGGCATATCTTCGCATTAAAAACTGCAGTAGGCGGTAAATAGCATTGTAGATTACCGTAAACATAATAGTGCTTGGCACATTTGAAAGATCCATTAAAATCGATTGTTTTTAAGTCACGTGATTTTTCGGGTCTTAAGGTACGGTAAAACGAGCGACAAAAACCCCGGGAGGGAGGTACTTCCAGGAATTCTTGGTGAGGGTGTGCCGCcaggttctccaaatcctgtctctatttcagaccaaaaaatgtcatttttcacatccGTTTTGAGACCTgtcctctaaaatccataccccttttcagactttttcagacctggcgtttaagaaattatgtcatcattacttagattagaacagcaacaagaaaaaaatatttttcaaaatccatttcgaattcgcatatttctctttctttcttactcatttggagttgaaacaataaatacgtTCGTACACTTCCGTAGTTCCCTTAAAATCAATGCCCGATTCCAGACGAAAATTAGCCAAGtttatacccgttttcagaccagaaaagcgcaaaaaccctaccttTTAGGACGGCACATatcctatatggcttatatagggAAGTACCCCCGCGCAAAAAACGCGCAACTTGTTTCTTtgttatttctcaagattaGGGTAGACAGATAATGAAAAGTAGCGGTACGTTTTTGCTTCGGCTGGCCAATTGTTTAATGACtctttataatttatattttaataacgttttattaggtaaaattaaaaacacGCAGCcttatgaaattaaaatgaaataaatcacAATCCTAAACGAGCTTTGATAAATTGATCCATTTTTCTGAGAGGGTCTCAATAATGTTAACCGTTAGCTGTAGAATGGCCGAAAATTTATTCGTTAGgcgtaaaaacaaaaaaaggtggaaatttTTTACCTTTAGTAGTGAGAAAAGTTAAAGGTAAGAAAAATTTGTGGCCGCAATTTGGTTTTAAGAGAGTGTCTAGATCGCAATATGATCTTGTCACGTGTCTTGTCTCGTGCGGCATGGCTGATGGACTTTTTTTCAGCCTCTTTTTTGAACTCAGTTTTTCTATCCCGGACAGGCTTTCCTACAGATGCTTTATCTAACGAAGAGAAATCAACCATCAGCTGTAcaaaggccaaaaaaaagttAAACGTCCCACAATCCCACTGAGAACCTTCTAACTTTTTTAACATGTGTGTCGCGTTCCCAGTGTCGTAGACGCGTGGCGTTAGGCACTGGAGTTCGCCAGGTCAACCACAGTGAAGCACTAGGCGGTCAGCAAGATTCAATGGCGTTTATTAAAATCAGGCTAGTCCGACTATTTACAGCACTTGCGGTGAAAACTAGAAAGAAACGTGCGATTTTTACGTGAGAAGAAACGAAAACTACGATAATGCTCCGTGCacgaaaaaagaaggaaaaacaaactactGAATTTACAAGCATGACTTACGTCTGATCTTGACTCCGGGGGTTAAAAGAACTCCAAATCTCCTACAGTTGTAAGAACTCCGAAAGTTCTCCAAAAGCTCCTTACACTGTGACGGACTTCTTACAACTGAATGAACGTGCTTAGGAAACTATAATCTAACTATAGGAAACTATAAGGAAACTATAATCTAATGCCTTCTGacgtaaaggaaataaaactgaataaagctTTGTACGCCTAGCCAAAAAATAGGTCCGCATTGCGTACATGTGTCTAGTGCTGGGTAATTGCGTAATGTGTATATGGTTATATAGGATTGCGTTAGACTTCGTGAATGCAATTAGGATTTATCCGCCATAGAGTACAGGAGTGGAGGCTGAGGTATAATCTGAAGCTCCAACAGTCTAGCAAAGAAATATGGCTAGAACTAACTAATGTGTTGAAGGTGATTCAGAAAAGTAAGGAGGAGTAGAGGTTGGTCTGCTTTGGGGTGTGGTTGAAATTATTGCAGACATTTTTCTGGAAGGAGTGCTAACTATTatgaatttgttatttttaacatcacAGTGGTAACGATGAAATGAAttgaacacaactttatttcaagGCAACTAGTTGTAAATGAGAAATACAAAAAGTTATCAAGAGGTCTCAATCCCAGCTGACCTAATCGATAGTTTAACAATAAGGTGGAACCTACCGACAGTGCAGTTTGATCACAGACATTTTGCTCAGGGCCTGGATTTAACTCGATATCACCGGAAATCAAAAGCTTCATTTTCGATACACAATATCTTTTGGTACAGCTACatgatttcactgttttgtgcTTAACTAAACAATGCATACTTGCTTGTTTACTATTTTGTAACAACTTGTTTGCTGCCGATCTTTTAAGATTTGCAAAGTCGGTAAAAAAACAGTCGCATCTGTGTACGTATGTTACATACCATAACTTATAGTCAGTCGCTAAACTTGAACAAACTTGAAGATTTAGGAGTAAATTTCCTGAAAATGCGCTTCAGCTTGCGTctagtttttctctttttcatggAGCTCACAATCTTTTTTATCGGTATTATAAATCTTGACGGCTCCGGTCTCTATGACGTTTTTCCTGTACTTTGCAATGTCTATCGAATTGTCTCTCACACGGCGAGCACACCTCCTCATCAGTGCTAACCATCGCATGGAAAGATTCAGTAAAAACGACCCTTGGGTGATATTTAACAAGATTACGAGTTCTAGTATGACTTTGTCGGAAGGAAATCGCCACAGCTTTCGTATATGTTTGGCTAATGAAAGGTATTTTCACATTAAATCCCTCAGCGGCGAAAGATTTTCTGCCGTTTACATTTCCCTGACAGGGCTTATTTAATCCCCCCGCGGGCTTTGTTATCCCCCAAAGGGGCTCAATATTTCCCATAACGGGCTTTTCTTTCCCCAAATGTAGCTCATAAAGCTTAATTTGTATCCTCTTCACAGGCGGTCGCAAAATTGCAGCATGGAGATTCTGTCGGCGCCAAGTACCTTGATCTTCAACTTTGAAGCACCTTTCGAAACCTTTCATTCGGCCGGATTGACACATATTTCGAAAGCTGTGGCATACTGAGAAAATACGCCTTAAGAAATTCATCACAAAGAGAGAAACTAAAAGGTAACTCACTGATAGGACAACTCGTAACACACACGTCGAAGAAAGCAACGAAAGCAAATTGTCGTAGAGAGTTTTCTTGCAGTTATCGGGAGTTGTCGTGGAAAGCACATGGTGTTTGCGCAATTGTCGTCTCTACTAATACACATTCGATTGGTTCCGATTGTCATTGGTTGTTTATTCCGGGTCACGAAGAAATTACGAGTGATTATCGATGATATTACCCTCCTGGTACCCAGTAAAGAATGTTTCATGTAATGAGTCACGTAGGAGAAACCTCAGTGAAATTTTATTCGTATGACGTAATAATTTGTCATATATGAAGCACTTACCAGAGGATTTTAGCGTTTTCTCATAGTGTCTGTGCTTCGCACTAGACACAAAAACGGATATACGATGATCatgcaataaaataaacaatgctacaatcacgaaagaaaaaacagtcCTTGAATGTAACTAATTAAAATGTCATATCTCGCGGATGACGTGACAATGTGGAACGAAATTCTAGGACGTTatattaccattcaaataaaacctctttggcTGAACTTGTGCCTGGtactttttatttcttaggattttacaaaCGATATTTGGAATTTTTAAGAATTTCTTCACCTTCGCCAGTATTAGGAATAAAAGAGTTAAAGTTTCTGACAgaataactaataataataatattaataataataataataatagtaataataataataataactaacaTTTCTATTGCGCCTATACAAAttgttctaagcgctttacaattttcaacctatgaaataaaaataaaaatcatattAAATCATAATTAACTGGAGCCGCCCTTggctgtggacgaaatcctatgatattaccatccaaatgaaacctcttgGGTAGAACTGTTACATAatactatttatttcttatgATTCACCAAAAAGAAAAGTGGGAATTGTTGTGAATTTTCACTTACGCCATTGCAGGCTGGCCACTTTTACGAGGAAGGTGGGTAATATTAAAAATGCCTCCGTAGAGATGCTCTTTTTTGTTATGATGTATTATCGTACATTCTCGAAAAAACAAAGGGACGCTGATCAAAAATTAATTACAGCTTAGGGGTCCCTGATTAGTTAAAGAAAGGCGCTTGATTTAGCTTTTGCgcattagggtcgtcacgcaacgctcctccccactatagtctccttcgcagccgttattagggtcgtcacgcaacgttgcgtgacgaccctaataacggctgcgaaggagactactTTTGCCAAGGAAATCAATAGTATATGctccttaaggtgactcgacccagtttttttgggggggtaccatcctactttgaagctctctggtatccccacctttacttttatcgtaagtctaacacatagaatggataacatatagatcaatctacaatataacataaaatttttggcgatcggagtaaatgtcacgtggttataatgccacgcccctttgaggtctgagtcgaaaatctgcagttgccggcattttttcgtgaaaatctctcggctacacatagtgtgcattagtgccttacgctgaacagagtttcaccaaaatcgcaaagacccaattcgagaaattcagcggtttccaaatttaggtcataatttatgcgaaaatgataagcaaactttacacggattatatctaataaactatgagattcatctctttattttgggcatcgttataacagatgggtccttgcaagtcagcaaaacgctttagggccttgtaaatgcgcgcgatttcgagcaaagcaaacatatagaaattatagttttcgctattcgttgacgtttgtcagcgtttaagagtccttctcacgaaaaaagcattttcttaaaaattcgtagttttttttccttcaaattttttcagggccactattgattaactaactacccggactctgaatctcatggtcattgaaaaactgtgacattatcttctataagcccaaacttgagtaaacattgaagatttttagcgttttggctgagtttgtgctttgggagttgtctattgtttcttgtctgtcattatacagcattcttgttcagcacgcgtgcaatgaccacgcttggctgacttccgaatgctcaccgagatattcccgtcacgagttggtttaattattggcttgcattaaacctatgaaaaaatgttatttttttaatagaaagtagatttagtgtgtagcacttcttgatttttttgcaaaggcacaagaagcacgagaattgattaaaaattgtgacttaaacctctttgtatcacgcgatggcctgtctcactgtaccaaaattattatatctcggtgagcattcggaagtcagccaagcgcggtcattgcacgcgtgctgaacaagaatgcggtataatgacagactagaaacaatagacaactcccaaagcacaaactcagccaaaacgctaaaaatcttcaatgtttactcaagtttgggcttatagaagataatgtcacagtctTTCAATGATCaggaaattcagagtccgggtagttagttaatcaatagtggccctgaaaaaatttgaaggaaaaaaaactacgaatttttaagaaaatgcttttttcgtgagaaggactcttaaacgctgacaaacgtcaacgaatagcgaaaactataatttctatatgtttgctttgctcgagatcgcgcgcatttacaaggccctaaagcgttttgctgacttgcaaggacccatctgttataacgatgcccaaaataatgagatgaatctcatagtttattagatataatccgtgtaaagtttgcttatcattttcgcataaattatgacctaaatttggaaaccgctgaatttctcgaattgggtctttgcgattttggtgaaactctgttcagcgtaaggcactaatgcgcactatgtgtagccgagagattttcacgaaaaaatgccggcaactgcagattttcgactcagacctcaaaggggcgtggcattataaccacgtgacatttactccgatcgccaaaaattttatgttatattgtagattgatctatatgttatccattctatgtgttagacttacgataaaagtaaaggtggggataccagagagcttcaaagtaggatggtatccCCCCcgaaaaactgggtcgagtcaccttaacctGAGGCAGTTGCGTTCTGAACCTTTTAATGATTATCTGTTTAATAAGATGCTAAACAAGTCTGCCTATACTACAATACTGAATAATTATTTGTACAACAGCAGTGAGGCTGACGACTATCCATCAACAAACTGATGTGAGCGAGTtccaatagaccttgtcacggttttcgacgccatcttgacgagtaggcaaacgcgtgagaaattacagtgtttgtatgagaatctaatgtcgaataatttccgtaaatcggctgttctgaaaaaaatatcaattgtaaactaaagctacaaagcaaaggattgtcctaaaaaaattgGGGGCGTACcagtgcttaaatttctccagaggcttgctttagattttccatatatttgtctgtaattttcccgggactttcttactgacaaatgtatagaaattttaaaagtggttctaggtcttctagtgcatgtaacgccctcatattttttcaggagaatcctcaggagtgaagctttagtttacaaatcatatttttttcagaacagcccttctaaggaaattattcgacattagattctcatacaaacactgtaatttctcacgcgtttgcctactcgtcaagatggcgtcgaaaaccgtgacaaggtctattattaTAACTCTGTCTTATTATCGTTTATCCAAGCTGCTGCTGGCATGTCACTATTTAGGTTCTGATATGACCGATACACTTTGTCAGGCATATCCCCATCCAACTCGCTCGAGCCAGATACTACATATCCCGATATCCGGTTTGGAACAAAATTATAATTGCGAGTCGTTTGCTGCAAAAGTGTTAACAAGCGAGAACTGAGTCAATGGAGAGACttcggcaaacggcaaacgtcagattcaagttgagaatttctcaaaatagaaaactgAATAAGGAGATTAAAaaagctcaaaacaattctaatGTATATAaatggcgtgaaactactaatttttgTGTAAAGGTAATGAATCGGTAAACAACAAGTAAAGACAAAAGTTAGTCTCGTACGGGTACAAATTGCCGTAAACTTCATTCTAAATCCCTCCATTATTCAACCTCGGACCCATGTCTGAGGGTCTCGCTTTTTCTAGCCTTCATAAGGGAGTTAAAACAAGACTGATCTTGTTTTAGCCACTGTCGAAGGTTTGtatttcaaaccgaaatatcgggCACAAATAATCAGATATAAAAATCTCTTATTTTTTCGGGGGTTTCCTTCCTCTCTTCGCTGTGTGCATCGCAGTTTGCTGTTATTTCTTCTGATTTTTCCCAGTTTTTACTTATCCagatgttcttttttttttcgatccgGCATCTGAACTCATTCGTTTATGTCGTGGTTTCGTTTGTCCTCAGAGCTACTCCCTAGGAATGTGTAAGGGATGGGAAAAGCCCTGGAGACAAAGTTCTGTTCTTCCCGTCCATTTTCTCGTAAAAAAAGAAGTTGATGAGAGATACCTTGGCGGAGAGGCTGAGGAAAAGTAAGATTCACTCTCTACAAACCTAACATGAACAGGATTTAAGGCGTTGTCATGGGAGCCGGACGCTACCTCTACGGAGTGGAGCGATACGATCACACGATTTTGCCTGTGTTCATTTTTAAAAGCAGAAAGCGCTGGTCCGATCCACTTTCAGTTTTCACGGCATGCCGTATAAGCTGAAGTCCCTAAATTTCATTATATTTTGGAATCCATTGGCGACCACTACTCCACCGCGACCTTTTGGGTTAAAGTGAGAAGTCTGTGAATTCACGAAATTACCGTTAAGAAAAATTTCAACTCTGCCATCTGAACTGACCTCCACAAGGACATTAAACCAGGTTTTACCAGGCGGATTGCCATTGGGACAAGGAGAGTTACTGCTTCCCACAAAGTTACCGTTTAGCACATAGCCAGACTGGAAGCACGGTGCTGAATTGTGCAGCCTGGGCAAAACAGAAAGATAAACTTTAAAATTGATGTCTTAAGTTTAGCACTTTTGGATGATTGAATAAGTAGTTTTTTGGCTTTTCGTACCCTTTTCACATGGGGACCCTTTTAAAATGTCCTTTATTTGTGAATTGCGAAAACGTCAAAATGAGAACTCCTCTACCGGCCAACGGTTTCAAACAAAAATTGCTTTCCaacaaaaatgtttctttatttaACAGTAGAGAATAGCCACGAATTCATTACGGCCTAAGACTCTATGTAAGTGGAGAATGTATCCTTCTGCACGGCTCCAGGATATCTTTGTTGAACGGGGAAAAGGCACTCTGACCCACCCGTTGCGGATGGACTGGCCTCCAAATGAAAATGCCAATTATGGGAAACAATATTTTTGCACAGGTTACCAACCTGAAGTAGAAAACATCAAAGTTGTCCTCGTCCACAGCGTTGTACATAACTCCAAGGTGACCGGAATCTGCTCCACCCCATGCGATCACATTGTACAAGTCAACATTTATAGTGTACGGGTCTCCAGCATTTATCTCATCCATTCGAATAACACGACAGAAGCCATCCGCCGCCCAGGAACCATGGTTAGCGTCCATTTCATAGATGCTTGGTCCTAGTTGGGTGAAACTGGCACAACTTACCACTGTTGGAGGGTCCTCTGCAAACACGAACATAACTTATACAGCATTTAAGGGTTGGTCATTACGTATCAACTGTCTCCAAAAACTGTCCTCACCAGCAGGTGTTTTCAGAGGAGCACTGACGCGAGAACTAGAATTCGCTCGGGTGGTGGTGCATGAACCACGGGACAAAGGGAAGTGGGTGGAGACGGAGGACATAAAACTATGCATTGGGCTAACGTTACCGTCTTCTTCCAACGTGTCTTAGAAAACTACCACAAGACAGAAGTACAAGACAGAACCATCTTTCCCTGAGTGGCATCCAACAAAGTTTTACACGGAGAGACTCTGCCCCGAGAACCAACTCCTTACCCTTAGTTTTatacaccatttttgacagagaagATGCTCCTTTTGTAtaacttttattgacaaatggtacccctttcacatacaagTAAAGCACACTACATCCCTTTTAGCTACTGTAGATTCACCGTCTTTTAGATATGAATAAACAATTAACCCAGCAAGTTTtctggtatttttttttcacgaccAAAAATGCGCCTGTCGGGCCTTTCAAGTCCCTGAGTCTCACAGACCGCGATGACAGATTTCcccacccttttatatacttcaactaatGAAATACTTACTGACCCTTTCAtaaacctgaagcctgaaaaaggaacccttttcgggcggagcctccccgtatggGCCATTATAGGAAGTACACCCCTAGGCATCCCCCGGCACtacaacaatttattttttttttttccacggaCAGTTTACAACATATAACTTTATGCTATTTTCGTAAGTCACTTTTTCTAGAAAAAGtcattttttcaagttgtgCCAAAATATTCATGAATCTCAGCCGTTCTAATTGATGCCAAGAATCTTGAAATATGAGACTCATACTTAAAACATGCACAAAATGCAAGCCAAAAATAAGCGACCAATCACGGTAGTGCACAGAGAAAATTTTGCAAGCAAACTCTGTTGTAAGAATGGTTTCTCAAGTAAAGTGAGCGCCTTCCTCTATCCTCCCTTTCCAGTTTTCTCTTCGTTTAGGGCGAGCTTTCCCCCTCTCCTCACCTCCCCAGTGGCCGGTGGTAGCAAGAGGCCTCCATGCGAAGACAGCTCGCAGGCTAAGGCAGAATTAAGTAGACCCATACCTAGTTCACACTTTCTTCCATGGTAACCTGCAGGGCAAATACAATGGTATCCATCGGCACCGAATCCTAGCTGACAGGTTGAATGGCTTGAGCAGGGGTTACTTAAGCAAGAATTCTGAAAGAAAAGTGGGAAATATTCTGACTAACAAACATCATTGTATCTCGCGACGGAAAGCAATTTAGTAACGAAGTGTACTTACAAATACTGGCCGGTATATGAAGCCCATTTTTGTCTGCATCGCATCAGGAACTTGCGCATGGCTTCTGTTGTTCAGTTCACACAGAAGTGATCCATCATTTTGTTGTCCAAAGTTAAAGGAGACACACTCAGGCTCCAGGAAACACCGTACTTTGCACATATCTTCGtccaaaactttcttttgttgtatCACATAATTGCTAAGAGCCTTGTTAGCTATTTTCTCAGTGAACTGTATTACTCGGCATTCCTCTGGAGCTAAGTCAATAAAAAAGCAGTTTTATTCTCTTATGATTTAATTCGGTGGtgaatggtaaaatccgagactcgccgagacgccgagatcctcgttagaaatccgagcccgagactctttggtaaaaagtttcgagactcaaaaaagtaaaaacaaaccatgaaaaaaaGAGACTTCGAGACTTATCATAAACGCTTCGGAGATTTCGAGATCCTgacaaaattttccgagacccacgtttttcgaggtaccattcACCACCCCTCTAACTTTTATCCTGAGAAAAATATCTACTTACGGAGAGTTTATTCGCCATGAGTAAACTGATCAAGCCCACTCGTTTTTAAGAAAGGCCGTGTGTCCTTTTAGAAAACTGGCTGTAAGTTTGCACCCGGCGAAAAGCCACCAGGAAATTATGTTCAACCTTGAGAAAATATACTAAAAACCGTAACGTAGACTTACCTTGTCCAAGTTCTGATAATTTCTGGACTACATATCGAGGCACGATGactttttatgttttgtttttagcatCTCTCTCTTGGCGTTAAATGGTTCAAGAAAGGAATATCTTAGTCAAGATTAAACCAGAAAATTACGCCCAAAATCATATCCGTACTTGTTACAGCTGGTGTTACTTCATGAAAGCCGAATgttcaataaaaagaaaagtaaacaaaccagTGATCTGATTTGGCAGAACGTTGAAATTTATAGAATTTATAGGTTTTACTATTTTGTCAGAGTAAAAACCGACGTTTCTATTTCATTTCTTGTTTGAAAGCAAATTGATTCCAGCTGACACAATCATTCAGCTTGCGGGCAGATGTTTCGGTTGCGGCAGAAGCCAGCATGCGCTTCTACTCTTGACAAAACCGTCAATGTCAATGATTTACTTTTAAATGGAAGTAAACATGCTCACGAGCTTCACACTTGCAGCTTTTTTAAGAGGCTGAATAGATCTGAATACTGCAAGGGGTTAGCTATGGATAACGAAACTTTCGGTATTTTAAGCAAAGCCTAACcagtttaataatttatttatgatACACTCAAGTCCTTATCTAATGACTCCTAATTTTTAAGCAACTTTTTTAAGCTATCTTATTTCTCAACAAGAGGAACTCTGTTGAAGGTCTCTGTAatctctttcttctttcacttgATTTTGGCTACTCgatcaagaagaagaaaaaatttgtTCTGCTCACactttaacaaaacaaaagtaaacaaatttttcaaaaaaaacataatataagATGAAAAACGTTTTGGTGTCTTTATGCAGCCGGggcaaaaaaaatcttatttggGCCCAGTTTTAACGGACTATAACAAACAGCACCACAAAAAGTACCAATAGTCACTTTTTCTCAATACGAATAGTTACAATTCAGTCGACAAGCTCAAACAGTCTTTCACTGTTCCAGCAGTTATTAGAAGAGGCTTCAAACATCCTGAGGCAGATAATTATGAATTTTGATTTCATACCTACCTCCTTTTGCAGAGGAGACACAGTTGATGAACGCAATACatataaaaaacaatattgaTGGAGAGAACACTCTCACTGTTGTCTTAGAGCAACCCTGGGAGTATAGTTCAGAGCGATATTGCATTGTTGAAGATCAGTAGAAAGTATTGATGGCATCACGCTAAAAGTTTAGACTTCGCCGCTTATCCACTACCTAATTTACTAAACAAACCTCTGAAGTTATCGTAATGGAAGACTAGGTTTTGTGTTCCTATTTGATTGATTTTTCAGGAATCTCATTGGTTTACTTAGAACAATTAAAAGAACTTGCAAAGGTACCGATTTATCATCACCAGAAGGCAGATGACAAGATCTTTTGTCACGCTTTGATTGTTGTTCGTGCACGaatttttaaaccaatcagtAATCTCATTTACTGGGACAAGATTAATTCAATTCTAAACTTGTTACCTGGGATGAAGAATTTCATAGCTGCATGTAGATAAACATATGTAGGTAAATGTTGATGTGGAGAAGTGATCATAATTAAACATTATGATTAAAGTGAC is a window from the Porites lutea chromosome 10, jaPorLute2.1, whole genome shotgun sequence genome containing:
- the LOC140950043 gene encoding uncharacterized skeletal organic matrix protein 7-like, whose product is MDANHGSWAADGFCRVIRMDEINAGDPYTINVDLYNVIAWGGADSGHLGVMYNAVDEDNFDVFYFRLHNSAPCFQSGYVLNGNFVGSSNSPCPNGNPPGKTWFNVLVEVSSDGRVEIFLNGNFVNSQTSHFNPKGRGGVVVANGFQNIMKFRDFSLYGMP